The sequence CGCCCGTAGGCGCAACGGGCGCTGATCCTAGCGCGCGAGAGAAAAATGTCAATCCCCGGTCGGGGCAAATCCGGTAGCGAGCCCCGGCGACCCAGCCCACTTTGTTGAGAAAGGGCAAGAACTCTGCAAGAAAACAATGAGACGAAATTTGGCGGCAGAGCGGCGCACCCACGCGTTACCCACACAATGCGCACAGGGCTGCCGGCGGCGCTTCTTAGCGCGCCTTGCGCGCGTCCGCGCCGCGGCCCTTCTTCCGACGCTTCGAGGGTGCGGGTTCCTCCGCACGCGGGGCCGCGCCCCGCACACGAGCCGTCAGAAACTGCCAGCCGTGTGAGATCACATAGAGAAGGCTCAGAAGAAACGCGAACGACGCCACCCCCGTGTCGGCATAGGGCACCAGATGCCGCGCGGCGCCCGTCACTGGGTCCGGCCCGAGCCAGAACGCGTCGAGCAGAAACAGCGCCACCACGGCGAGCGAGAGCGTGAACTTGGCGTTCCACAGCTTCACAACTCGCCTCCTGGCGGGCCTTTGCGGTTCGGCGCGGGCCGCGGGCCTTGCGGCAGCGCGCGCTCGAGGAGCCGCACCGCCTCCTCCAGCAGCCGGCGATTCTCCTGCCAGTCGCCCCGCTGCGCCGCCTCGAGCGACGCCTTGTCGAGCGCGCGCGCGCGCGACACGTCCAGGCCGCGGGCCTCGGCCTCGCGCATCAGCGCGTGCAGCCGTTCCACGATCTGCCGCGGCTCGCCCTTGGCCTTCGGCGCGAAGCCAGGGAAGTCCTCCTTCGGCATCGGCATGAAGGGCTCTTCGCCCTTCGGCAGGGGGCCAAACGGCTCGCCTGGCCCGTCCTTGCCTCTCGGCACTGGGCCAATGGGGCGCCCCAGACCCGGCCGCGGCCCCGGCCCCGTGCCGCGGGGCTCGCCGAGGAACTGCACGAAGAACTCGCCCGCTACGCCCAGGCTCACAGCCGCGACGGCCGCCAGGCCCGCATAGCGCGCCGCCCGCGGCAGGCGCATCAGCAGCGCGGCCGCGCCAATGGCCAGCGGGGCCAGCATCGGCGAGAGCTTCCGGCTCATGAACTGGAAGCTGTCCCCGCGAATCGTCCGATAGCACAGGTAAACGCCCAGGAACAGCCCAAGCCACAGGCCGAGGAAGAGGGCCGGGCGCAGCCGCCTCCGCTCCATCAGCAACAGCCCGGCCGGCGCCAGCAGCAGAACCGGGTAGCCCGCCAGAAGCCGCGTGAGGCCCACCGTGAGCGTGTAGCCCTGCGACATGAACCCGCGGGCCTCGCCCAGGAACAGATGCCGAAGCGAGAAGACCGCCTCGGCATCCCATAGTGCAAAGTACTTCGCCGTCGGCTGCCCGTCGAGCAGCGACAGCGCGCCGCCCGTCTCCCGCGCCAGCCGATACTGGTAGCCGCTGCCCAGGAGCTGCCCCGTCGTGGCATAGTTGTACCACAGCAGCGGCACCAGCCCGATGGCCATGCCCGCCACCACCGCGGCCACCCGACCCCAGCCGAATGGCTCTTGCGGCTCGGCCGCCCCCTCGCCGCGGTGCGCCCGGGCCAGCTCCCGATAGCGGAGCAGGAACAGCCCGGCCTCGTAGGCGACGATCGCCAGGAATGCGATCGCGTTCGTGTTGCGGAAGAACACGCTCAGCGCCAGCATCGCCCCCGCGATGGCGCACAGCCCCGGGCAGCGCTTGCGCCGCGCCGCGAAGTACAGCCCCAGCCCCGCCGTCGCCCACACGAAGTAATCGAAGTCGCTCATGTACACGCGGTAGAGCGTCGTCAGAAAGGTCGGATTCACGATGAGCAGCAGCGACGCCAGCACCGCCGTCTCGGCCGGCTCCTCGAGCTGCCGCCGCACAAACCAGTAGACGAACCCCACCACGCCGAAGGCCAGGAACACATTGGTCCACCGGTCCAGCCCCACCCTGTGGAACGCCGCCAGCAGCGCGTAGTGCCCCGGCGACCGCTCGCGGATGAAGCCCAGCGGCGACCGCACGCCCATCACCATCTGCGGCCCCACCTTCGCCGTGTCGGGCAGCGGAATCTTCGCCAGCTCGCGTGCCTCGGCCTCCGTCATCACCACCTTCCCGCGGGCGAAGGCATGCATCCCGTAGAAGAAATCGTCGTCGTCCGGCTCGATCATCCGGAATGGCAGCGCCATCGCCACGGCGCACGCGGCAGCGAGCACGGCCAGCGGAATCAGCACAGGAGGAAGCCGTCGAGACATGACACAACCTTTCCGGGCTGGGGCCCCTGGCCAATTGGTCCGACTGGTCCGACCTGTGCCAACGCGCCGGCCCGTCCGCCCGAATTATAGGCCGCCCCCGGGCCCCGATCAAGCTCACTGCCTCACGCCACTGGCCATTGCAGGCGTGCGCGATTGTCGCGCTTTCGCGCGGAAGCGCGACAATCACACCGCCCGCGCCCGCCCGCGCCCATTCCTGACCGCCCAACCCCAACACCGATCACCTATCCCGCACCCCTCATTGACACCCGCTGCGCCCGGCGCTACCATCGTCCTCGCGCAGAGGAGTGACCGCTGATGATAGACGTCCACGCCCATATCGGCCGCACGGGCAGGCGCCGCACCGACACGCTCTCTGCCCAGCAACTCGTCGCCAAGATGGATGCCTGGGGCATCGCTCAGGCCTGCGTCCTGCCCCTCCACGACAACCCCGAGGGCTGGTATCTCGGGAACACGACCGAGGAGGTCATCGCCGCCTGCGAGCGGCACCCCGGCCGCCTCATCCCCTTCTGCCTCATTGACCCGCGCTTTGGCGACAACAGCCCGACGAGCGACTTCCGCGACCTGTTGACCGAATATAAAGAGCGCGGCTGCCGCGGGATCGGCGAGTTCCTGCCCAATCTTCTGTTCGACGACCCCCTCTGCCTCAACCTCTACACCCAGGCGGGCGAGGCGGGCCTCCCCGTCCTCTTCGACATGATGCCCCAACTCGGCGGCATGTACGGCGTCGTGGATGAGCCTGGCTTGCCACGCCTTGAGCGCGCCCTCCGCGAGTCGCCCCACACGATTTTCATCGGCCACGGCCCCGCCTTCTGGGCCGATATCTCGGGCGACGTGCGGCCCGGACAGCGCGGCGGCTACCCCAAAGGCCCCGTCGCCCCAGGCGGAGCCGTCCCCCGCCTGATGGAGCAGTATGCGAATCTCTGGGCCGACCTTTCGGCGGGCAGCGGCCACAATGCCCTCACCCGCGACCGCGCCTTCGGCATCGAGTTTCTCAACCGCTTCAAGGACAAGCTCCTCTTCGGCACCGACGTCCTGCGCCACGACCAGACCGAGGCCGACATCCCCATCGTCGGCCTCCTGCGCCGCCTCCTGGCCGAAGGCCGCCTCCCCCCCGCCGCCCACGCCAAGATCGCCCGCGACAATGCTGTGAGGCTGCTGGGTGTGTGACTGCGGGAGGGCGAAGCAAACGCGGGCCGATCGGTCGTTGTGGGGAGAATCAGACCGTGCTTCGGGGGAAGAATAGCTCTTCGAAGGCCGATACGAAGAAGGAATCAGTCATCCCTGCGACAAAGTCCAAGGCCAGTTGCTCCGGCCTCTCCTCGCGCCATGTCCGGACATCGCGCACGAGGAACTCGCTCAAGACCTGCAGACACCACGGTCGTGCCTGGTCGGGGAAGAGATCGCCATCCTGCCTGTTCCCTGCGGCCGCGAGCAAGCTGGTGAGCTCATCAAACATGAATCGCATGGCCTTGTCAATCTGTCGGAAGCGCTGTGTGACGGTCTCGCTTCTGTAGATGCGCTCCCTGCTGAACTCGTAGAGAGCGTTCAGGGCCTCATGGACGGAGGCGCCAACGCTGATGCGGTCATGGTCACGGCTGTTCGTCACAATGTCCCTGACGAGGTTGGCGATGATGCTCTTGTTCCGTGTCCCGAGTGTCCGGCGGACCACCTTCGGCAGCTCGCCCTCAGCCACGAGCTTCTCCGCATACGCATCCTCAAGGTCCCTGCCGATATAACCCACCTTGTCGGCCCAACGGACGACGCAGCCTTCCAGCGTGGCCGGTCTGTCTTCACCTCGGCGGATGGACTCCAGACATTCGGGTTGTTTCTGCCTGTCCGGCTCCAGCGTCTGCTCGAAGCCCTCGCCATAGTGGCACGCGATCCCGTCTCGGACGGCAAAGGTCAGGTTCAGACCGCGGTGCTCATCGTAGGGGGAGTCGAGCAGGTCAACGACGCGCAGGCTCTGGAGTTCGTGCGAGAAGCCGGGCAGGCCCGCCTTTCGAGCCAACTCGTCGAGGCACCGTTCGCCCTTATGGCCGAAGGGCGCGTGTCCTACGTCGTGCCCGGCCGCGATGGCGGAGACCAAGTCGGTGTTGAGGAGCAGGGCGCGTGCGATCGTGTTCGCCACGGATGCGACGTGGAGGCTGTGTTCAAGCCGCGTACAGAGGTGGTCGTTTCGGGGAGAGATGAACACCTGGGTCTTGTGGCGCAAGCGGCGGAAGGCCCGCGAGTGGATGATCCGCGTGTAATCCCTCTCAAAGTCGGTACGGAAATCGTCTGGTGTGCAGGGGAACCTGCGCCCGGCGACACGGCGGTCGGCCGTCTTGGCTGCGACAGATCTGAGGACCCTTGCCTCAAGCCGCTCCCGCTCTTCCCTGGGGCACGAATCGGCGTGCGCCATGATCTCCCCTCAAGCGGAGCCTTGAGCTTCACGTAGCGACAACATGCCGGGTGTCTGGCTTGTGTGTGGCCACTTCCTCGGCCAGGACCGCGGCGATGTTAGCGATTCTGTCGCGGCTGTTGGCGGCAGCCCAGATTCTACCCCCCAGGTCGAGATACTGGGCGATCTGGTGGAGTCTTCGCCTGCTCCGCGTCGTGCGCGTTTCCTTCTGTGACGCGGCTCTCTTCACTGCTGTAACGACTTCCTGCGCGCCGCGGCACAACTGGAAATCGAACAGCCCCGTGACTAGCGGGTTGTCTTGTCCCAGGAACACCGAACGCGAATCCGACTTGTAGCCGACCATGATCTTGCCGTAACACCACGCGATCGCGGCCTCCGAGACCGCGCCTTCGTCGGGCACGCGGCCGTTGAGGTTCACAACGATGGCTTGGCACTTCTCAATAACCTGGTAGACGTCGAGAGCGAAGATGGCTTTTGCGGTGACGTCGCCCGCCTTGGCGTGCTCGACTCCCAGGGCAACCAGTTCATGGACCACCTTGGTCAGTTCGAGCCCGTCCCGTTGCGGCAAGAACGTCTCGAGCCCTGCACACTCGAGCGCATGAGCCAGTTCGCGCATCTCGTCCTGTTCCTTGGCGTTGAACAGAGGACCGGCGCAGTACACGCGAATCGTTTCTCTTGCCATGGCGAAACCCCACAATCGGGGAACGGTTACGGGGAGTGTTGCCCCCACTCACTCGTGTCGGTATACTACCAGATGGTGGAGCGCGCGTCAATAGTAGGTTCGCCCGGCCGAGGGCGTCTGCTGGTGACCGCGCGAGCGAGTTGGGGCAATGGCGCACGGGGACTGCCGACATGGCCAGAAACGTCGTGTCACGTCGGAGCCTTCTGAGGACGGCAACAACGGGAGCACTTGCCGCGCCGTGGGTCATGCATGCCTCGGCCCTCGGCGCGGAGGGCCGGCCGGCCCCCAGCGACCGGGTGAATGTGGGGTGCATCGGGGTCGGGGGGCGCGGGTCGAGCAACATGCAGACGTTCCTCCATGCGAGCCAGGTGGTGGCCGTGTGCGACCCGCAGGAGGCCCGCCGCGACGCCGCCCGCTCGACCGCCGAACGCCACTATTCGGAGCTGATGGCGAAGGGCAGCTACAAGGGCTGCGCCACCTACAACGATTTCCGCGAGCTTCTGAACTGCGACGATGTGGACGCCGTCTCGATCTGCACGCCGGACCACTGGCACGCGGTGATGTGCATCGCGGCGGCGAAGGCGGGGAAGGATGTGTTCTGCGAGAAGCCGCTCTCGCTGACCATCGCGGAAGGGCGCGCCATCTGCAACGCGATGAAACGCTATGGCCGCGTCTTTCAGCACGGCACCCAGCGGCGGAGCGAGGGGCTGTTCGCCCTCGCCTGCGAACTCGTCCGCAACGGGCGGATCGGCGAGCTGAAGCAGGTCCGCGTCTCCTCCGAGCCGAGCCATCCCGCGCCCAATGAGCCGCCGGCCCCCGTGCCGCAGGGCTTCGACTACGACCTGTGGCTCGGCCCCGCCCCCTTCGTGCCCTACTCGCCCCGCCGCGTGCGGACGCCGCACTGGTACTGGATCAGCGATTACACGCTCGGCTTCATCTCGGGCCAGGGCGTGCACTTCACCGACATTGCGCAGTGGGGAATGGACGCCGACGCGACCGGTCCCGTGGAGATCGAGGGCCGGGGCGTGATCCCGCGCGACGGAATGACCGACACGGCGGTGGAGTGGCACGTGGAGATGACCTATGCCAACGGGCTGAAGCTCGTCTACGACGACCATCGCGCCTTCCCGATGGGCGTGATCTTCGAGGGCACCGAGGGCAGGGTGAATGCCCTGTGCAGCGGCATCTCCACAGAGCCGAAGTCACTGATGTCCAGCGTCATCCGCCCGCACGAGACCATCCTGCGGCGTCCGCTGAGCCACATCCCCGATTTCATTCAGTGCGTGAGGACACGGGAGGTGACGGCGGCGCCGGTTGAGGCAGCGCACCGGGCGACGAGCCTGTGCCACCTCGCCCAGATCGCGATTCTCGCAGGCGGGAGAAGGCTCCGCTGGGACCCCGCCGCCGAACGCTTCCCCGACGATCCTGCCGCCAACGCCCACCTCTCCAAGCCCCTCCGCGCCCCGTGGCGGCTGTAGAAGCGGAACTGGGGAGGGACTTCTTGGGAAGAAGTCGCTCCCCAGACCCCTCTCAAGAACCTGCAAGTGGAAGTTCTTTGGAGGTTGGGGGTGGGGGAAGGAACCTTTCTCGAAAGAAAGGTTCCTTCCCCCGCATCGCCATCAGCCCAGGTCTTCCCAGGCGATGGTGGTGCGGCGGAGGGCGTAGCCGATCTCGCGGCGATAGTCGCCATAGCCGGTCATCCAGTGGAAGCCGGGCATCTTCTCGGCCACGAGCTGCGCGTCGGGCTTGAACTGCACGTCAATCTGGCAGCGGCAGATGGGCAGGAACGGGGCGTCCACGATCTCGGCGGCGAGGCCCACCCAGCGCTTGGCCTCAAAGTCGGGCAGGATGTTCGTGACCTTCTGCCCCTTGGGCATCTCGACCTTGGGGGAGGCGCCATAGTCGGACTCGAAGTGGGTGACGAGGCGGACGGGGTCGAGGGTCTTGCCGTTGCACTTGCGCGGGCCGGTGCAGTGGGCGATCGTGATGATGTTGTGGTGCGGGTAAGTCGGGTCGTTGAGGAACGTGGGCAGGCCCGTGATGCCGTTGAGCAGCATCCCCGAGGGCACGACCACGAAGTCCGATTCGCAGAAGGCGTTGTACCCCGCGTCGTTGAGCAGGCACAGGGTAAGGCAGGCGGTGGTCTGGGCCATGGGCATGATAGTGCCCATGCAGGAGTTGATGGTGATGTGGCGGGTCTCGAACTTGGCCATGAGGCCGCGGAAGACCTGCTCGAGGAGGAAGCAGTTCTCGACGAACTCGGGCTTGGTCTCGAGCGTCACGCCTTCGGCCTTGACGTAGGCAGCGGCGCGCTCCCTGGCGAGCTTCGTCGCCGTCTCGTCGGCGCGGGCGGCCTGGATGAGCTTGGCGAGTTCGGGGTAGGGGACGTCCTGGATGTCGAGCTTGAAGCGGTCCTTGGCCAGGGCGGGAGCTTTGCCGTGGGCCCAGCCGCTGGCGCCGCCGATGGTGACGATGCGCGCGCCCATGGTGTTCTTGAGGCCGCACAGGCCGCGGAGGCGCCAGAGCATCTCGTCGGGCACGTCCACGACCACGTCGTTGTCATTCACGGTCTTCTGGGCCAGGCGGTCGGAGTGGGCGCGGAGGTAGCGGGGGCTGAGGATTTCGTACCAGAGGTAGACGGGGCCGCTCTTGTGGCGGAGGAAGAAGAGGCAGGGCTTGCCGGTCTTCACGATGGCGTCGAGCGCGCCGCCGCCGGCCGCATAGATGATGAAGGCGTCGGCCTTGGCCAGGTCGTCGAGCTTGGCCACCTCGCCGGCCCCGCGGACGGCTGCGACGGGCAGGAAGGTGAGCGGGAAGTCGGCCGCGGCGCGCAGCTTGTCCAGCTCGCCCTGGATGCGGCCGACCTCTTCGGCGGCCTGTGCCTGCGTCTCGATACCGCCCCAGGAGCGCCAGCTCGTCTGGGGCCGCCGCGTGGGCGTCTCGTAGGTGAGGATGGGCTTGACGACGAGCGGCAGGCGCGGCGGCGCGGGGGCGCCGGCAGCGACCGCGGCCTCCGCCGCCTTCACGAGCGAGTAGGATAGGCCCAGCAGCGCGCCGGCACCCGCCGCCTCGAAGAAACGCCGACGCGAGAGCCCCCCGCCGTCGCAGGGACAGCACCGCGGACGGGGCGGCTTGGCGGGGAAATCGCGGTTTTCTTTCACGGCCCGGCCTCCTATACGATGGACGAAGCTCCCCCTCTGGTCACTGTGTAGCACGAACCTCCCCGCAAGTCAACACCCCGCGCGGTTGATTCTGCGCGCCACTTGTGTCATCATAGGGATACGACAGCCCCGGGGCGGTCTCGGGGCTCGGAACACGAAGGAGGAGTGGCTATGGCACACAGGCGCGTCGTGGTCGTGGGCGCCGCCGTGGTGCTGGCCGCGTGCTGCCTGGGCGCGTGGGCCGCCGAGACGCCCGTCTCGGGGCCCCAGGTCGGCGAGGGAACGCCGACCTTCAACGTCCAGGACGTCACCGGCCTCGCCAAGGGCGGCCAAGTCTGCTATGTCTGACGCTACGGAGGGCGTCCGACGCTCGTCGTCTTCGGGCGGGCGCTGGACAGCCGCTTGACCGGTCTGGTCAAGGCGATTGACAAGTTCGTGGCCGACAACAAGGAGAAGCGGGCCGCCGCTTACGTGGTGCTGCTGGCCGAGAACAACGCGGCGAACCAGGCGAAGCTCGCCGACCTCGCCAAGAACGAGGGCCTGAGCGTGCCGCTCACCGTGGCGGTGGACGGCGCGGCAGGGCCAGCGTCTTACAAGCTCCACGCCGAGGTCCCCATCACCGTGCTGGTGGCCAAGAAGAATAAGGTCGAGGCCAACTTCGCCCTGGCCGCCACGGCCGACGAAGAGGCCCAGAAGAAAGAGATCAGCAACATCCTGGCCGCGGCTGCCAAGGTGCTCGAGTAGCCGCCGCCGGCCCCCCTGTCGTTCCTGCACCGGGCAGTGCGGCCCACGCACTGCCCGGTGCGCCGTACGCGCGCTTGCGCGCGGGGAAGCCCCGGCTCATGATGGCGGAGGCATCGAGGAGCCGTGCCGTGAGCCCCATCCTCAAGCTCAACCACGACGACCCCGACAAAGAGCTGGCCTTCGAGCTGGACTTCCAGCTCTCGCTCACGACTCGCCAGCGCTTCCGGAGGATGATCCAGCGATCCGACGAGGTCAAGCGGATGTTGCTGCGCTATGGACATCAGGAACCTGTTGAGACTGTTAGACGAGAATGCCGTTGAGTACGTGGTGATCGGGGCTTCGGCCTTCCCCATGAAGTGAGCCGCGGACAGACCGAAGGACGCGAGGGACCTCCGAGTGCTTCTGGAGCTGAAGCGGCGCAGGGAAGAGAAGGGCCACACATGACCACAGCCATGGCTTCGGTGCGGCGGACGGCCGACTTCGAGGTGACGGGCGACGGGGCCGCGGGCGAGTGGGCCAGGGCCGACTGGCTGCCGCTCACGCCCGTGGGCGGAGGCTCGCCCTACCAGTCGCGGGCCAAGATGCTCTACTCGGACACAGGCCTCTATTTCCTCTTCGACTGCGAGGACCGCCGCCTGACGTGCACGATGACGCAGGACTTTGAAGACATCTACAAGGAGGACGTGGTCGAGGTGTTCCTGTGGCCTGACCCGCGGCAGGTGCTGTACTTCGAATACGAGATCTCGCCGCTGGGGGTCGAGCTGCCCATCCTGGTCCCCAACCAGGGCGGCGTGTTCATGGGCTGGCGGCCCTGGCATTACGAGGGGGCGCGGCAGGTGCGGCGGGCCACCGCCGTGCGCGGCGGCCCGAGGGCCTCGATGGCCACGATCGAGGGCTGGAGCGCCGAGTTCTTCATCCCCTTCGCCCTCCTGCGCGGCCTGGGCGGGGTGCCGCCCACGCGCGGCATGCTGTGGCACGGCAACCTCTATCGCATAGACTACGACGAGTCGCCCGCCACGCACTGGGCCTGGTCGCCCGCCTCGGGGGCCAACTTCCACAACTACCGCGGCTTCGGCACCCTGCGGTTCGAGTGAACGCGCCGGTCAGCCCAGAGCCTTGAGCAGCTCGGCCGCGCGGGCCTTGAACTCGGCCGTTGCGGCCTCGCGCGGCTGGGTCTCCCCTGCGGCCGCGGCGAGGAGGCGGCGGGCGCCCGAGGCGTCTCCGCCCTGCGCCGCGCACCAGCCGGCCCAGAAAAACGCATCGGCGTCGTCGGTCAGCGTGGGCCGGCCCACGGCCAGGTGGTGCGGGTAGTCGGCAGCGGCCTCGAAGTGCCCGCGGGCTTCGGCGAGGTGGCCGGCTTCCTTGGCGCGGTGGCCGAGGGCCATGTGGGCCTCTTTCCAGAGCACCCGCGGCCGGGCCTCGCCCTCCCAGGGCTTGAAGCGGCAGCCCGAGAGCAGGCGAATGGTCTCCTCGGGCCGCCCGGCGCGCAGGCAGGCGTCGGCCCAGCGGGCGAGCACCTGCCACTTGGCCTTCACGGCGTCGGGCGCGGACTCGAAGGCGGCGACCCGCTCGTCGTGGCGTCCCGACCCGGAGAGCACGCTGTCGCGCTCGAGCCACAGGCGCCAGGCGGCGGACTGGAGAGGTGTTGGGGGTTGGGGGTTC comes from Planctomycetota bacterium and encodes:
- a CDS encoding glycosyltransferase family 39 protein translates to MSRRLPPVLIPLAVLAAACAVAMALPFRMIEPDDDDFFYGMHAFARGKVVMTEAEARELAKIPLPDTAKVGPQMVMGVRSPLGFIRERSPGHYALLAAFHRVGLDRWTNVFLAFGVVGFVYWFVRRQLEEPAETAVLASLLLIVNPTFLTTLYRVYMSDFDYFVWATAGLGLYFAARRKRCPGLCAIAGAMLALSVFFRNTNAIAFLAIVAYEAGLFLLRYRELARAHRGEGAAEPQEPFGWGRVAAVVAGMAIGLVPLLWYNYATTGQLLGSGYQYRLARETGGALSLLDGQPTAKYFALWDAEAVFSLRHLFLGEARGFMSQGYTLTVGLTRLLAGYPVLLLAPAGLLLMERRRLRPALFLGLWLGLFLGVYLCYRTIRGDSFQFMSRKLSPMLAPLAIGAAALLMRLPRAARYAGLAAVAAVSLGVAGEFFVQFLGEPRGTGPGPRPGLGRPIGPVPRGKDGPGEPFGPLPKGEEPFMPMPKEDFPGFAPKAKGEPRQIVERLHALMREAEARGLDVSRARALDKASLEAAQRGDWQENRRLLEEAVRLLERALPQGPRPAPNRKGPPGGEL
- a CDS encoding amidohydrolase family protein, with translation MIDVHAHIGRTGRRRTDTLSAQQLVAKMDAWGIAQACVLPLHDNPEGWYLGNTTEEVIAACERHPGRLIPFCLIDPRFGDNSPTSDFRDLLTEYKERGCRGIGEFLPNLLFDDPLCLNLYTQAGEAGLPVLFDMMPQLGGMYGVVDEPGLPRLERALRESPHTIFIGHGPAFWADISGDVRPGQRGGYPKGPVAPGGAVPRLMEQYANLWADLSAGSGHNALTRDRAFGIEFLNRFKDKLLFGTDVLRHDQTEADIPIVGLLRRLLAEGRLPPAAHAKIARDNAVRLLGV
- the dgt gene encoding dNTP triphosphohydrolase, yielding MAHADSCPREERERLEARVLRSVAAKTADRRVAGRRFPCTPDDFRTDFERDYTRIIHSRAFRRLRHKTQVFISPRNDHLCTRLEHSLHVASVANTIARALLLNTDLVSAIAAGHDVGHAPFGHKGERCLDELARKAGLPGFSHELQSLRVVDLLDSPYDEHRGLNLTFAVRDGIACHYGEGFEQTLEPDRQKQPECLESIRRGEDRPATLEGCVVRWADKVGYIGRDLEDAYAEKLVAEGELPKVVRRTLGTRNKSIIANLVRDIVTNSRDHDRISVGASVHEALNALYEFSRERIYRSETVTQRFRQIDKAMRFMFDELTSLLAAAGNRQDGDLFPDQARPWCLQVLSEFLVRDVRTWREERPEQLALDFVAGMTDSFFVSAFEELFFPRSTV
- a CDS encoding nucleoside 2-deoxyribosyltransferase, with the translated sequence MARETIRVYCAGPLFNAKEQDEMRELAHALECAGLETFLPQRDGLELTKVVHELVALGVEHAKAGDVTAKAIFALDVYQVIEKCQAIVVNLNGRVPDEGAVSEAAIAWCYGKIMVGYKSDSRSVFLGQDNPLVTGLFDFQLCRGAQEVVTAVKRAASQKETRTTRSRRRLHQIAQYLDLGGRIWAAANSRDRIANIAAVLAEEVATHKPDTRHVVAT
- a CDS encoding Gfo/Idh/MocA family oxidoreductase, encoding MHASALGAEGRPAPSDRVNVGCIGVGGRGSSNMQTFLHASQVVAVCDPQEARRDAARSTAERHYSELMAKGSYKGCATYNDFRELLNCDDVDAVSICTPDHWHAVMCIAAAKAGKDVFCEKPLSLTIAEGRAICNAMKRYGRVFQHGTQRRSEGLFALACELVRNGRIGELKQVRVSSEPSHPAPNEPPAPVPQGFDYDLWLGPAPFVPYSPRRVRTPHWYWISDYTLGFISGQGVHFTDIAQWGMDADATGPVEIEGRGVIPRDGMTDTAVEWHVEMTYANGLKLVYDDHRAFPMGVIFEGTEGRVNALCSGISTEPKSLMSSVIRPHETILRRPLSHIPDFIQCVRTREVTAAPVEAAHRATSLCHLAQIAILAGGRRLRWDPAAERFPDDPAANAHLSKPLRAPWRL
- a CDS encoding sugar isomerase, with amino-acid sequence MKENRDFPAKPPRPRCCPCDGGGLSRRRFFEAAGAGALLGLSYSLVKAAEAAVAAGAPAPPRLPLVVKPILTYETPTRRPQTSWRSWGGIETQAQAAEEVGRIQGELDKLRAAADFPLTFLPVAAVRGAGEVAKLDDLAKADAFIIYAAGGGALDAIVKTGKPCLFFLRHKSGPVYLWYEILSPRYLRAHSDRLAQKTVNDNDVVVDVPDEMLWRLRGLCGLKNTMGARIVTIGGASGWAHGKAPALAKDRFKLDIQDVPYPELAKLIQAARADETATKLARERAAAYVKAEGVTLETKPEFVENCFLLEQVFRGLMAKFETRHITINSCMGTIMPMAQTTACLTLCLLNDAGYNAFCESDFVVVPSGMLLNGITGLPTFLNDPTYPHHNIITIAHCTGPRKCNGKTLDPVRLVTHFESDYGASPKVEMPKGQKVTNILPDFEAKRWVGLAAEIVDAPFLPICRCQIDVQFKPDAQLVAEKMPGFHWMTGYGDYRREIGYALRRTTIAWEDLG
- a CDS encoding carbohydrate-binding family 9-like protein; amino-acid sequence: MTTAMASVRRTADFEVTGDGAAGEWARADWLPLTPVGGGSPYQSRAKMLYSDTGLYFLFDCEDRRLTCTMTQDFEDIYKEDVVEVFLWPDPRQVLYFEYEISPLGVELPILVPNQGGVFMGWRPWHYEGARQVRRATAVRGGPRASMATIEGWSAEFFIPFALLRGLGGVPPTRGMLWHGNLYRIDYDESPATHWAWSPASGANFHNYRGFGTLRFE